The Geotrypetes seraphini chromosome 8, aGeoSer1.1, whole genome shotgun sequence genome includes a region encoding these proteins:
- the LOC117366119 gene encoding uncharacterized protein LOC117366119, whose product MVGQHAEQTRVQFKITFPPSSRCRYRRAWYDTILGGFGTITGTINSYDIESLANRLHNAGSKINNALTIQANWMPTIWYPMTLAAGVDNDMLDLFNASNSLTFLVDTNITHIINWTICSLQTLQQQQQKNVFQTQLLTANEQVWRTVFSDVIRAGHWLQIPSSGIRCEETLCQGYFTIYNVTKQSIMCKYIVMPLLIGSAPNQHFWTPTFYGQVIDMYNRTHDLTFCDNTLSGKVCKLQSAVYEPCLLQNTVNKCEWTIMPITYRYMVEIAPQVVCVVTDQPVIPGMAVPFSGCIHNISVLHWENDTFILTSDVDKNVAIIWNSTKWDVPNWDLNLTRFKQILTQSTKIQSAI is encoded by the coding sequence ATggtgggtcagcatgcggaacaaacacgtgtacaatttaaaattaccTTTCCTCCCTCTAGTCGATGTAGATATAGGAGAGCCTGGTATGATACTATTTTGGGAGGATTTGGAACTATTACCGGGACAATAAACAGTTATGATATAGAATCTTTAGCAAATAGGCTGCATAACGctggaagtaaaattaataatgcTTTAACTATACAAGCTAATTGGATGCCTACTATTTGGTACCCAATGACACTAGCAGCTGGCGTGGATAATGATATGTTAGATCTTTTTAATGCTAGCAATTCTCTAACCTTCCTTGTAGATACTAATATTACTCACATAATCAATTGGACTATATGTTCTTTGCAAACattacagcagcaacaacagaaaaatgtctttcaaacacaactTTTGACAGCAAATGAACAAGTGTGGAGGACCGTCTTTTCTGATGTAATCCGTGCAGGCCATTGGCTACAAATACCTAGTTCGGGGATAAGGTGTGAGGAAACCCTATGTCAGGGATATTTTACCATTTATAATGTAACCAAACAGAGTATAATGTGTAAATACATAGTGATGCCTTTACTAATTGGGTCAGCTCCTAATCAACACTTTTGGACCCCCACCTTTTATGGACAGGTGATAGATATGTATAATCGTACCCATGATTTAACTTTTTGTGATAACACTTTAAGTggaaaagtttgtaaattacaatctGCTGTATATGAACCATGTTTATTGCAAAATACTGTAAACAAATGTGAATGGACTATTATGCCAATAACCTATAGGTATATGGTCGAAATAGCACCACAAGTGGTATGTGTAGTAACTGATCAACCAGTGATACCAGGAATGGCAGTGCCTTTTTCGGGATGTATTCATAACATTTCAGTATTACACTGGGAAAATGACACATTCATATTAACTTCCGATGTGGATAAGAATGTGGCTATCATTTGGAATAGCACTAAATGGGatgttccaaattgggatttaaatTTGACCAGATTTAAGCAAATATTAACTCAATCAACCAAAATACAGAGTGCCATCTGA